The DNA region TCTCATTGGCTCAAACTTGTAGAGACATTTCTGCCTCttcatctgtttttcttttttttataacttcAATATTACAAACAAATTCTTTTGTCAAAGTGCCAGAATAACTTTGTTTAGTTacaacacacaaattatactgTTCAGCTCTATCATTCTTTAGTATTTCCTTCATCCAACCAATATTTCATAAACTATTTAAAGAACCCCAGTTCCTGCCAGAGTGACCCTGTTTCAGTAAAGTTCAATGAAGTACTGTTAGTTTTGTGTTATTCTGCCAAAAATATACATACCAAATAGCTAAAATTAcacaaatatatttatttatgattatatTGTCATTTAGACTTGCAAGAAAAATGATTAAAGAATTTCATATTTTGGGGCTATTCTGTCATAAACATGCATTCCAGTTAGCTGCTAAGTTATCTGCTAAGTTATGTAAATTATATTTCAGCTGAGAATTAGAAATTGAGAATTCAAGAAGTGTTTATTTTTGGGAGTTATTCTGTCATTTATATGTATTCCACAGAGCTTGAATGAACAATCATAGTTTATATCGCAATTTAGaaccagtagagagagagagagagagagagagagagagaggggtgcattTAGTcactatatatatgtgtacacacacacacacacacacgcacacacacatacatatatatatacggttATGACACTGGTTATCTGGAAGGGGTATTCTGTCAGAAATATGCATTCCAAGGAGCTTAAACTTAGAGCTTAGTTTTTTTACACAGAACTCATCCTTCCTTGTACAGACTCTGACAGGCTACAGAGAAGCTTTGGGGTCATTCATGAATATGTCTAGAtttgtttcttttccctcttttatTACGCACATAAATTTTATCTGAAATTAATCTATTTCACTTATCAGCACCTTTTCACACTCACTCCATGGTTTGATCTGACTTAAGACTGTGAGATGACGGTTGACCATTGGCAAGAATCAGTGGAATGGAGTCTGCAGGAGATAACTTCCAAACTCAAAAGTATATTGAGTGAGTGaagagtgagtgtgtatatggTGGAGGGGGTGCGTGGTTGTGTGCGAATGTGCATGTGTGGACATGAGCAAAAATTAAACTTTAATGTTCTtctcctcatttttttcttttattattatttttttaattttttttttttattaatatttaACAAAACTTCTAACCAAGGGTAAATTCATAATtgagaaacaaatccagaaacTTCATAAACTTACTGAAATGGTTTGCAAACATATTCAAACTGAAAGGAAATGCTAAGCCTCACTCACCAGGCATAGTCTATGCGCTGAACAGGCCAGACAGACACAATATCCAAAAGATAATTTACAAAGATATCAACATCTTTTTCACAACTGCCAGCAGGGTAAGATGCAGGTCTTTGAAATTTCTTTCTCAGGTTCCACAAGAGGGACCAGCGGAACAATGGGCTGGAGACCATGCATGTCATCAGAGCACTTGCTACATGAGCATTCACAAACATGCTACACATTCTCAATGGAACAATGTTCACATGCAATTCCTCAGATGTTCTCTCAAACGATGAAGTGTCTGAAGTAAAATCAGTGTGTGTATCATCAAGGCTGTTCTCTGTAATATCAGCTTCAAGCTGACTGGGGCTCTCTCCTGCAATGCAGTCAAATGATGCGGCAGTTGAACATGTATCATCAGTGTTCTTGGCTTTGTTACAACTGGACACTCCTGCTTGTGATATAGTGTTAAGGGAGATCATGAGTGGCAAAAGATCTTGGAAAAAGACAACATCACGTAGCCATCTGTGTGGTTTGGGGACTAAGTTTCTAGGTCTACTGGATGATGAGTTTttggagtgagacagagataaggaaCCAGATGTAGAGGCCCACCGCTCCAGACCCCAGAAATCAGGCAGGTCACTGTGTAGATTCAGCAAGATTTGGGTGTGCGGTCTTGAGGTGTCTAGTACCATTGGTTCATAATGCTTTGTAAACAGACGACATTCCTTGGTCTCTTCCAAGGTACGCAGCACAACCATCAGGTGGATCATTGCAAGAGATATGGACAGCTCGCTCCAGCAGATACTGCTGTCTTTGATGGTTTATTATACAGCAGTCAGCACCCCCCTCTGTTCTTACAGTGCCCTGAAAAACAAGTTGGcaaccaaacaaatgaaaaggagtagatttatttttttcttaataaaaACAAGACTGTTGAAAatgatgtatgtgttgttgtttttaaatgtcaCAAAAATATTTCATATGCACAGTGTCTATCTAAAATAATACACAGTGTCTATCTTAcaaaagagaaagtgagacagaatgGTTTCTGTATACTAAATAGATCTATACATTTCGCAACTGCATTAACCTGAGAAGCAGAATGCAGATATATGATTGAAACATAAGCTGAAAAATAACAGTTTTCATCCAATAAAGCACAATTTGTGGCATATTATATAAGTTATAATAGTAATACTTCATGAAGAGTTTTTACAGAAGTACGTTTCTTGGAAGGATGTGGCAGATGGGTtgagacactcagctgccaatatagagagtccatgagggcatgggtttgaatcctgctcacaccctttcttccaagtttgactggaaaatcaaactgagcatcttgtcatttggatgagatgataaaccgaggtcccgtgtgcaccacacacttggcacactgaaaaagaacccaaggcaatgaGTGTCgttatctggcaaaattctgaagaagaaatccactctgataggtacacaatgataaaaaaaaaaaaaaaaaaaaaaaaaaaaaacacacaaaaaaaaacaactcaaggcctgactaagcacgttgggttgtggtgctggtcaggcatctgcctagcagatgtggtgcagtatatggatttgtccgaatacagtgacgcacccttgagaaactgaaactctttcatgAAGGATGTCCACTGAAAACTCAAGTGCTaattcaatttgtgtgtgtgtgtgtgtgtgtgggtgtatacatgtgcttgtgtgttttaaaATCATTACCATACtcatttgctttcttttcatctcttGTCCTGAAGCACATTTCTCTCAGAATTAAGTGAGAAAAGTATGCTATAGAAATGTTCCagtgttatcatatatatatgcatgcatatatatcacTATCATAgtgactatgtatgtataaaatgcataatatatataattatatcacagcgaaagagagaggtgtgtgtctgtgtgtgtgtgtgtatgtggattctgttcagtttctcaaggtgtcacagtacactgcatatatatatatatatatatatatatatatatatatatatatatatatatatatatgcacacacacacacgcacacacacacacatatataattatataccctACACAACATCTGATAAGCACATGCCTTACCAACATAAGCACATAAGcagatgctggtcaggcatctgcttggcagatgtggtgtagcgtatatggatttgtctgaacgcagtgacgcctccttgagctactgaaactgaaacttaccacCCTAGGCCTtgaccttttttaaaatttttattataataataacaataataaatgaatacacaaaaaaatgatgataataaaaaggtAAATTCTACATTCAAAATTGTAATAATATATACTTTATAATAGTGCCACTGCCaggaaagataataataatggatatcaCTTATATTAGTTATAAGATGGAAATTCCCTATATAATGGGGTCTAACTCTAAGCggctcacatgaaacaatacatacataataataaaAGTACATTTATTACATACctatgcacatgaaaaaacaatgtatacatatacatacatatatatatatatatatatatatatatatatatgatatataccaAAACTACATATTGCAGATATATAAAAATGAacaagcacccccacccccaccccatccacacacacacacacacactacatgatgatttcagcaGAAGGATAAAGGGTCTTCAGACAAACTGCTATTTTCCATCATACCTAAAGACCTGTTCGAACAGATGGGTTTTCAAATCTTAATTTGTTTTGAATGAGGACAGCGTTGGTAAATGACGGAGATTCAGAGGAAGAGAATTTCAGACAGAAGGCGCTTGACTATGTACTCGCCAaagcgtgaaacacacacacacacacacacacacacacacacaggttctgtGACCAATGCTGATATGTTTTGACTGTAACTGGTGGATCTTCTATTTGTCACGATCAACTCACAGTCAAAAGTAATCTCCGAAAAATCGCTTTCATCAGCAACAAAACTGTAAAGTTGCTGTTGTCTGCTGATGAGAGATTGCCCTCTTCTGTTCCTGCGATGAGAAGGGTCAAAATAGGCTGAACTTGAAAGCAGTTGCGAGGGACGTAACTTCTTTATAATGACGCTGATGTCCCCTATCTGCCCCTTGCCGCAGTTGCAGATTAAGGCAAAACCTCTTTTATTCCTTTAGAGGGAACGAGCGATGACGTCACGAAACATGGATTGTCATTTCGGTCCGCTTCACTTTTGTTGATTCTACGATCCGACTAGCTCGAGCATTTCGTGTTCAAGATCGATTTACAAGTGTAAAACGGAAGAGCAAATGAACTTGAAAAAGGAAGAACGTTGACAAGCTTGATCTTGAGGCAAGCTGTCCATTCTTCGATAAACTTAGCTTTGTGAATGGCTTCTTCGACCAGTACGATTCAGCTGACAGTGGTTGTGTCTGGTGTCACTTTCACtctgtcgtgtgtgcgtgtgtgttttttgttggagtgaaggcgaagtacaacaagacatgagggatgctaacgtcgtcacactatacaaaaacaaaggtgacagaaGCGAATGCAATAATTATCGCGGCATACCCCTCCTCAGCATCGTTGGGAAAGTCTTTGCACGAGTAGTACTGAAGAGGCTCCAAGTACTTGCAAAGCAAGTCTACCCTGAATCGCAGTGCAGTTTCCGTGCCAACAGATCCActatagacatgatcttctccctcaaacaacttcaggagaaatgcagggagcaaaggcagccactcttcgttgccttcatagacctcagaaaggctttcgatctggtcagtagggatggcctattcaagatccttcccaagatcggatgtccacccaaacttctcagcatcatcagatccttccacgaagacatgaaaggcaccgtcgtctttgacggctcaacatcagctgcctttaacatacggagtggagtgaaacagggttgcgtcctagctcccaccctgtttggaatattctttgctgtgatgctgaaacaCGCATTTGGTCCTGCAGCCAAAGGTATCTACATccgaaccaggacagatggaaagcttttcaacctctccagactaagagccaagactaaagtccagctgaggtgcctgcgtgacttcctctttgcagacgacgcagcagtaaCCGCCCACTCAGCCGAGGACCTACAACAGCTCATGATTTGCTTCAGCGATGCCTGCCAAGACTTCGGGCTTACcattagcttgaagaaaacacaggtcatgggacaagatgttgactctccctcagccatcagcatcaatgaccatgaactggatgtcgtccacgactttgtttatctgggctcaactatctcagacaccctctcacttgatgcagagctcaacaggcgcatcggcaaggcagctaccaccatgaccagactgacaaagaaagaaagcatggaacaacagcaagctgactgagcacacaaagatcgagatctacagagcctgcgtcttgagcaccctcctgtatggcagcgagtcctggactttgcgtgcccgacaagagcgaaagctcaatgcttttcacatgcgtagcctccgacgctttctgaacatcacctggcaggacaaggtcacaaacaacactgtcctggaaagaactggatgcaccagcatgtacacgctgctgaaacagagacgtatgcgctggctcggccatgtcgtgcgcatggacgacggaaggatccctaaagacctcctctacggagaacttgtgcagggaaaacgtcccacaggcagaccacagctgcaattcaaagacgtgtgcaagagggacctaaaagccttgaacatcgaccagaacaactgggaagcaacagccctcgaacggccggcctggagacagactgtgcagaaaggtctttccaagttcgaagagacactcactcagcagcacgaaaagagaatgagaagaaaggctgcagcccaggcagacagaccagcgtcagacttcatctgtgccctctgccacagggactgtcattcccgcgtcggactggccagccacacccgacgctgcaccagaataaacacctagagcgcaactccattagtcttccgagactgaaggatgcctactgtTAACAATAACATACATTCGCCAAGTCGTGAACAAAAAAGTCGCTGTGCGCTGGGGTGTGCATTGTCATAGATAGCATAGTAAGGTATGTAGGCTGAAAGCCTTTGGccctcaagtttttttgtttaaaaaaaataataaataatgccaGTTTTCGTTTTTAACTGGAGGAATCTTGGTTTTCTGGTGGTGTTTTCtactttttttggtttgggttctCCGAAAGACATAGTTTTTTTAGGGTTTTATCCAGCTGATTTTCAAAGGCATTTAATGAATTTGCATTTGCATTGACTGCTTCCTTGGGGAGGTTATTCCATGTTAACAGTTCTGttagaaaacaagacaaaaaacaaaaaaaaacaaacaaaaaaaaaagcaacaaaaaaacaaacaaattcagtCTTGATAAACTCGAGAGTTAGGTCGGGATTTCGTTAGTTTTTAGTCATGCCCTCTTGTGATCATGCCAGAGGTATCAATTTTGGTAGTATCTGTGTTAGTATCGGAACAAGTGAATGAAGTGGAAGTGGTGCTTGGGTCATAGATTTCAGGCTGGATTTTGAACACCGGACTCAATCATGTCTCCCCTTAATGTTCGATACTCTAGATCGACTTTGTAGTTTTAAACGTCTGAGACGGTCCTCATACTCCAAATTTCAATGTACAAACTTTTGGTCACTCTTGTGATTTTATCATTCATCTGAGCCACCGCCTGTGGCttatccccactctcccccctctttcttcctgacACTCAGCTTCCCTCTGCTGATGTACGCATCTTCCCCTGCCCTCAGTCTTGCCTGCATCTCTGTTCTCAGAGCcctatcttcctctctttccttcagcGTTTTGTCAGGAGCTATGCCTATCCCCTTGTACTTCTTGTggcactcaatacataaaaagcttgtgtgttttactctcagtgcacatggctgatgttcatcttgctgcgtaccaggcgatgatccgaccaacagactgttcctctcatgcagcgtgtaatggaaacatcacctctgtccctctgccggacaatcacatagtccagcatgtgtcattgcttggagcgggggtgcatccatgtgttcttgtacttgtccgcttgttggaagagggtgttggtgatggtcagtccatgttgcgcgcagagcgagagcaaaagcagtctgttggggctgcacttgccagtgccgtgctgtcctaagacttttggccacgaggagaagtccacgtcgacgcgggcattgaaatcctcAAGGATGATtaccctgtcctttctgtctactgctgaaatggtgcggctgagctcctcgtagaaagcttctttgatctCATCAGGGTTAGTCATCGTCGGGGcacagcagctgatgactgtggcgaagcgatccttggacagcttcagacgcagggtcatcagcctatcgtttatcccacttggaaggctgtcaagctgttgtgcaagtttggttcgtatggcaaagcccacgcctgaggttcttggggtgccatctgccttcccaatgcagtagaaggtgtagccccctccaacttcctccagctgggtttcaccggcaaacctggtttcgctcagggctgctatgtccaactgttagcgatcaagcattctagcaatgagcgctgtgcgtctttccggtctgtcgtctctgtctaaaatggtgcgaacattccaggcacccagagtcagggcatgactcttggttcttttcttctgttgttttcgaccgctagtgttggatgtccaagtaggtgcggtttcctactagcggtttccgctcaggcaggggaacatgtgacatggtgtttgccgtacgccagatgcaagagaagtgccgtgagcagaacaaggaagTCCACATGGTCtctgtagacctgactaaggccttcgacacggtgaaccgctgtggtctgtggaagatcctcctaaagttcggctgcccagagagcctaatccagctgattgcgtcattccacgatggcatgcaggcgagagtacaggaaaatactgacatgtcggatccgttccctgtggtaaagggagtgaagcagggctgcatcctggcacccacactgttctacattctcttctctgccatgctgattgacgtctaccaagactgtgaccagggcatctacatccagtttcacacagatggcaaacttttcaacttgtggcgactccaagccaggtccagggtgtttgatgacacagagatcaagtcagtcaacaagttttgctacctcggcagcaccctatgcagcaacggagcccttgatgcagaaatgacactgcgcatcgccaaagccagctccgcctttggcagactcaacaacaggctgtggaacaacaaaggcatcaggttcagcaccaagatgaaaaccaacagagctgttgtgctgaccaccttgttgtactgctgtgaaacatggacgacgtatcgccgttacattcaacaacttgagcagtttcaccagagatgcctacaaaagatccttggcataaagtggcaagacagggtctccggcctccaggtcctagagaggattggcatgcccagcatcgaaagcctgctgatccagtgccagctatgctggacaggacactttgtcctcatgacagacagcaggatcccgaagatgcttttgtatggccagctgaaggaaggccaccgcgaacttggaagaccctgcaagtgcttcaaggacaccttgaagacaaacctcaaagcctgtgacataggcaccgcttcctgagaaactgatgcccttgaccactctcgctggaggatgctgtgctctagtggcataaagacgtttgaaaacaagagaatgctggccattaaggagaagcgtgagtgaaggaagcagggctcaacttctggagacgttttcccttgcaacacctgtgggaagtgctgcgcatccagaatcgtcctcttctcccatatgaggacacacactgacagataagcctgtctgcctactcatccgttggaccgacgggagactccatcatcatcagatggctttcattatgttcattcgcccaagtggtctttttcggaaaatgctaaaatcaatactacgagtggactttatagatctattggctgagccctgaaggtcataggcaaaaatcaattgcgtacacatacttatacatattcaaagcgcgtgctcatattcctcgcgaacgcgaaggatgccattttgtttcaagttgttgacctgcccgtttaatcctatattcaatcgacaatacatgataacatgtggtggaaagttggagaaggagaccgttaaatatttattcagagaaagatttgtgaacgcctcatcacttactggattatgccccaaactgccataaaaatatcaacaaaatcagttggaattcacagttaaaaacaatagacaatgagagttaatacccttgatgaaacgtaaaaatttccagtcttgacttttctcaaaattaagtccttttcacttcatacgacgtttagaagtacttgtacttggctctacatgttattagtttaacaaaatactcaattttcatatgaaCTTTttaactataaaactagaatgaacataaaagagaaattgaatcaactgtgtcgtacattcccgacgggtgtaactaaacttgtacagctatctagatccagagaaaacggttattaatgttgcagtgtgattgcagcgatagccacgtctcctttaccgcagacttaaaataattcttaattgcccttaaggattttctgaatgcccaagatacaccagaataatctgatttaaacggcgttctcactgcgaataccgcaatcgatttatcgcccttaaagaagcatgtttaaatgttattttttttaacattaaggagccacgatagtgtattgagtaagacagtttcttctcacccgggCACGCCGGGTTCGAACCTGCCTTCAGGgcttaacccgaagctttataataacaaatacagaacacattttaacgattagattttttttttaagtgtatcacaagtgagtcttgaaggccttgcctcccttgttcttCTTGGAAGAGTCTTTCTGTGTAATtcatttcatgcagccaagacaatttggttaaacttaggtaatgttgcaaagatgagcaacgtagtctgatcaatcctgaggtttaataccagaaaaaatactatcatcatttatgttgtgtttcatataatttgtattctgtttctgatggttatgttattttaactgtttatgtttaattttggtgtaaaatactattgttgttatataacatcctccatgcccccaaaggggtgaaaggattaaatattcttgattcttctctgtgtatgagtttgtgaacgtgtgcctctctctctctctctctctctctctctctctctctctctctctgtgtgtgtgtgtgtgtgtgtgtgtgtgtgtgtgtgtgtgtgtgttgtgttagagagagatagaggggaggagagagagagagagagagagagagagagagagagagtgtgtgtgtgtgtgtgtgtgtgtgtgtgtgtgtgacttatgtgCGTGTTGGGTGTGGAGGTTGGTTTCCAGCTACATGTGAGCCAACAgctcatgcatgcatatacacacccacactattacagcttaaaacaaacacacatactgacactgcacacacacacacatatacatacacacagagagcacagGGCAAAATTCACATAATTTTACCTCAGTATCTTGAGATGCTGTTTCCCCCCCAGGTTTCCAGTTACTCCTTTTGTTTACATTTTAAAGTTGGCACGTTTTCATTTATGTTCTATGTCTTTTGTATGCAGCTGACATTTGCCTTAGGTGAAGGATGGAATTTTCACTTCAGTACACATTAGTCCCATTTTTTCTCCAATATTGAATCCACAGTCAGCAAGAAAAGATCCCTGAGCAGAAGTTGATTTTAAAATCCACTTTCCTCTGTTATGTGCTTACAAGACACTTGTTCACCCACCCCAGCCTTTTAGTATCATACCTACATATCACTATATGATTGTGTTTGTAATGAGAATCTGTCATGTCTTCTGCATGAAGATTAGATGGTCTTTTCATAAAAATTACAAAGCAGTCAATTATTGCTGCTACTTTTTACCCAAAGGATTCCACAAATTGATGCGGCATACATGATTGTAGACACAGTCTCACTAAAGTCATGATCAGCATCTGGCGACAAGAGGCGCCTCTTCTCTTGTGGCAGAGAAGGCAGTAAAAACTGTAATACTGTCAGGAAAATCACAAAACTGGGATATCATGAGTACCATTTTAACTTTTCAAAATTTCCTCCAtattcttcatttttttgtgtcgggtgttttctgttattttcactcTGCTGTGCCCAAGGTGAAGAGATGGGGCCCAGTAGGGTGAGACTTCAACATAACACAGGCAGGCCTACTTGAAAACATAATTAAACCTTTTATGGTGACCTTGCCCTTGGTGAACGTATGGTGACTTTCTCacaaactcagtcacacacatgcacgcacacacacagactcatactatttctctctcactctcagtattgtcgaaaccactcgaaagacatgttcataaacatgttatgcaatatctggaaaaacataaactttcccatcctttgcagtcaggtttccgacatcgtcactcacgtcaaacagcgttagtccatctgtgtgattcatggttgtctggcgtcaaccgcagtgaaatcgtaggcgctgtttttcttgacttacagaaagcttttgatctcgttgaccacgaaatatt from Babylonia areolata isolate BAREFJ2019XMU chromosome 12, ASM4173473v1, whole genome shotgun sequence includes:
- the LOC143288446 gene encoding uncharacterized protein LOC143288446 isoform X1; this encodes MIHLMVVLRTLEETKECRLFTKHYEPMVLDTSRPHTQILLNLHSDLPDFWGLERWASTSGSLSLSHSKNSSSSRPRNLVPKPHRWLRDVVFFQDLLPLMISLNTISQAGVSSCNKAKNTDDTCSTAASFDCIAGESPSQLEADITENSLDDTHTDFTSDTSSFERTSEELHVNIVPLRMCSMFVNAHVASALMTCMVSSPLFRWSLLWNLRKKFQRPASYPAGSCEKDVDIFVNYLLDIVSVWPVQRIDYAWGWFMNHTLARRILLEEAMAWLSTLGGAHSSLGEYFHHHAERAGEISLKQLKIALQLGDPLTVARCHMFWAYSLMQRGHWRKCTVIVRRVYKLASTHPVVDMRLINMCLAAWTRLQHLHRIHRQKKRTHAGTGKTSGGAATALAVPHPPGLQ